A window of the Bacteroidales bacterium genome harbors these coding sequences:
- a CDS encoding DUF5615 family PIN-like protein, whose amino-acid sequence MKKILLDENLPHPLANKFSSECEVKTVSEIGWAKKKNGELLDEMQKEGFDVLLTVDKNLRYQQNLDKYNMKIVILRTYNNRYKTLVPHIPMIEQKIIEMPVDTKVIEIDLRQ is encoded by the coding sequence ATGAAGAAAATATTACTTGATGAAAATTTGCCACATCCATTAGCGAATAAATTTTCAAGTGAATGTGAAGTAAAAACCGTTTCTGAGATTGGTTGGGCGAAGAAGAAAAATGGAGAATTACTTGATGAAATGCAAAAAGAAGGTTTTGATGTTTTACTCACTGTTGACAAGAATCTCAGATATCAACAGAATTTAGATAAATACAATATGAAAATAGTTATTCTAAGGACTTATAATAACCGTTATAAGACTTTGGTGCCCCATATTCCAATGATAGAACAAAAAATTATTGAGATGCCAGTGGATACAAAAGTAATTGAAATTGATTTACGGCAATGA
- a CDS encoding DUF433 domain-containing protein: MTSNIITITPDVQSGTPVFAGTRVPVKNLFDYIKGGDTIAEFLNDFPSVNIEQVEKLLTILEKFITFDIYEENIT, from the coding sequence ATGACTTCAAATATTATTACAATTACGCCTGATGTACAAAGTGGAACTCCAGTTTTTGCAGGAACCAGAGTACCGGTAAAAAACTTATTTGACTATATTAAAGGTGGTGACACGATTGCTGAATTTCTAAATGATTTTCCATCTGTAAATATTGAGCAAGTTGAAAAATTACTTACTATATTAGAAAAATTTATAACCTTTGATATTTATGAAGAAAATATTACTTGA